From the genome of Legionella beliardensis:
GCGCGTTCGGCACGTGAGGATCAACCCACAAGTGACATTGCTGACATGATTGCACAAGAAAAATTAACTTAAAGGAATAAAGAGATTTATATTTCTAAAGCAATAAACTTGCTATCTTATAGTGAACAATAGGAAATTATAAATCAAGGCAACTTATGACTATTAAACACTTAAATCTCACGCCTGAATTATATGAATACATGCTAGATGTCTCATTACGTGAGCACCCAGTTTTAAAATCATTACGCGAACACACTGCAACCATGTCACTGGCGGCTATGCAAAGTGCGCCAGAGCAAGTGCAATTTATGCAATTTCTTCTTAAATTAATATCTGCGCGAAAAGTTTTAGAATTAGGAACATTTACAGGCTATAGCGCGCTCGCCATGGCACTGGCTTTGCCTGAGGATGGGGAACTCATAACATGTGATATTAATTCCGAGTGGACTAAAGATGCTTATGATTTTTGGCGCCAAGCAGGACAAGAAAAAAAAATTAAACTTCGCTTAGCACCAGCGCTGCAATCACTGGATGAGTTACTTGTTACAGGCTATAAGCATGCATTCGATTTTATATTTATCGACGCTGATAAAACAAATTATATACAATACTATGAATTAGCATTACAGTTAGTAAATCCTCGCGGTTTAATAGCAATTGATAATATTTTTTGGGGTGGCAAAGTTATTGATCCTAATGAAACAGGTGGCCAAACCAGAACAATTAAGCAGCTAAATGAATTACTTAAACATGATAAGCGTGTTGATGTAAGCTTACTCACTATTGCGGATGGATTATTTTTAATTAAACCCATTTAAGAAGTTTATTATAACAAGGAGTTACTATGACTACTAATGGAAACCCATGTGGACTTGATGGTTTTGCTTTTCTTGAGTTTTCTGCTCCAAATGCTTCATCTTTACACCAGCAATTTAATCAAATGGGCTTTCAGATTGTAGCTAAACATAAATCTCAAGATATCACGCTTTATCAGCAAGGAAATATTAGATTTATTGTTAATCACGCAGCAAATACACAAGCACAAGATCATGCAAAAACACATGGTGCAGGTGCGTGTGCCATGGGCTTTCAAGTTCAAGACGTCAACAAAGCCTATGAATATGTCATTGCCCAAGGAGCCGTCCCTTTTCAAGATTGTCAGCATGCAGATCATGGCTTATTAGCCATCCAGGCTATTGGTGGTAGTGTGATTTATTTTGTTGATGACACGCATCAACCTTTTGCAGAGCAGTGGGAACGTCAAACAGCAGATAATCAAAACACGGTTGATTGCGGTTTAACTGCCATTGACCATTTAACTCATAATGTTTATCGCGGTAATATGGATAAGTGGGCACAATTTTATGAATCGCTGTTTAATTTTGAAGAAATTCGTTTCTTTAATATTGAAGGAAAGATGACTGGGTTAATTAGCCGTGCTTTAGCAAGCCCTTGTGGCAAAATTAAAATTCCTTTAAATGAATCTAAAGATGATAAATCGCAAATTGAAGAATTTTTGCATGAATATAGTGGTGAGGGCATTCAACATATTGCCTTAAATACCGATAATATTTATCACAGTGTTAATACACTCAGAAAAAGAGGCGTCAGCTTCCTTGATGTGCCTGAAACTTATTATGAAATGATTGAAGCGCGCATTCCATGGCATCAAGAGCCAGTAGCACAGCTACAGCAAGAACGTATCTTAATTGATGGAGAAGTTGATCCTAAGCATGGCCTTTTATTACAAATTTTTACTGAAAATGTATTTGGTCCAGTCTTTTTCGAAATCATTCAACGGCAGGGCAATCAAGGATTTGGAGAGGGCAATTTTAAAGCACTTTTCGAAGCGATTGAACGTGACCAAATTAAAAGAGGCACATTACAGCCCTCTCAATAACGTAAGGCTTTAAAATGAAATTAGCTACTCTAAAATCAGCACATAGCCGTGATGGTGAGCTTTGTGTCGTTGATAAGACATTAACTTCAGCAGTTAAAGTGAAACATATTGCACAAACCTTACAATTAGCTCTAGAAAATTGGGACACAGTAAAAGAAGCGCTTGCGGAAATTTCGCAAGCGCTTCATAACGGCGTGGCGGCTGATGCATTTCCTTATGTACCTAATCAATGGGCATCACCGCTTCCTAGAGCCTA
Proteins encoded in this window:
- the hppD gene encoding 4-hydroxyphenylpyruvate dioxygenase — protein: MTTNGNPCGLDGFAFLEFSAPNASSLHQQFNQMGFQIVAKHKSQDITLYQQGNIRFIVNHAANTQAQDHAKTHGAGACAMGFQVQDVNKAYEYVIAQGAVPFQDCQHADHGLLAIQAIGGSVIYFVDDTHQPFAEQWERQTADNQNTVDCGLTAIDHLTHNVYRGNMDKWAQFYESLFNFEEIRFFNIEGKMTGLISRALASPCGKIKIPLNESKDDKSQIEEFLHEYSGEGIQHIALNTDNIYHSVNTLRKRGVSFLDVPETYYEMIEARIPWHQEPVAQLQQERILIDGEVDPKHGLLLQIFTENVFGPVFFEIIQRQGNQGFGEGNFKALFEAIERDQIKRGTLQPSQ
- a CDS encoding class I SAM-dependent methyltransferase; protein product: MKHLNLTPELYEYMLDVSLREHPVLKSLREHTATMSLAAMQSAPEQVQFMQFLLKLISARKVLELGTFTGYSALAMALALPEDGELITCDINSEWTKDAYDFWRQAGQEKKIKLRLAPALQSLDELLVTGYKHAFDFIFIDADKTNYIQYYELALQLVNPRGLIAIDNIFWGGKVIDPNETGGQTRTIKQLNELLKHDKRVDVSLLTIADGLFLIKPI